The following coding sequences lie in one Arachis ipaensis cultivar K30076 chromosome B05, Araip1.1, whole genome shotgun sequence genomic window:
- the LOC107644489 gene encoding venom phosphodiesterase 2 (The sequence of the model RefSeq protein was modified relative to this genomic sequence to represent the inferred CDS: added 55 bases not found in genome assembly) produces MQVDPTPPPSTAPLLPLSPRSFSSTTACLRPLVFTSLLTTTCISISAALAFAFLFFTSATSSATPPPHPHSRPLKKLHHPTVILISSDGFRFGYHLKSPNLPTLRRLISNGTSASAGLVPVFPSLTFPNHYSIVTGLYPPYHGIINNYFYDPITNEKFTMTSHEPKWWLGHPLWETVVSNGLKAATYFWPGSEVVKGQWNCPVNFCAHYNESVPFDDRVDTVLGYFDLPIDEIPSFITLYFEDPDHQGHQVGPDDPRITRAVENIDRVLGRLVKGLEKRGVFDDVSLVLVGDHGMVGTCDKKIVALADLSPWVEIPANWVHSLTPLLAIKPPEGVDPAGVVAKMNEGLSSGKVENGEFLKVYLKEDLPKRLHYAASDRIPPIIGLLEEGFTIEMKRSSAKECAGAHGYDNSFLSMRTIFIAHGPQFERGRLIPSFENVQIYNLVTSILNIKGASNNGSASFPESVLLPPAPAAM; encoded by the exons ATGCAAGTAGACCCAACACCGCCGCCGTCAACGGCACCGCTCCTCCCGCTCTCTCCTCGCTCCTTCTCCTCCACCACCGCTTGCCTCCGACCTCTCGTCTTCACCTCCCTCTTAACCACCACCTGCATCTCCATCTCCGCCGCCCTC ATCCACACTCCCGCCCTCTCAAAAAGCTCCACCACCCCACCGTCATCCTCATCTCCTCCGACGGTTTCCGCTTCGGTTACCACCTCAAGTCCCCAAACCTCCCTACCCTCCGCCGCCTAATCTCCAACGGCACCTCCGCCTCCGCCGGCCTCGTCCCGGTGTTCCCATCCCTCACCTTTCCCAACCACTACTCCATCGTCACCGGCCTCTACCCTCCCTACCATGGCATCATCAACAACTACTTCTACGATCCAATCACCAACGAGAAATTCACCATGACAAGCCACGAACCTAAATGGTGGTTAGGTCATCCGTTATGGGAAACCGTCGTCTCCAACGGTTTGAAAGCTGCCACGTATTTCTGGCCAGGTTCTGAAGTTGTTAAAGGTCAGTGGAATTGTCCTGTGAATTTTTGTGCGCACTATAATGAATCTGTTCCTTTTGATGATAGGGTTGATACGGTTTTAGGGTATTTTGATTTACCAATTGATGAGATTCCTTCTTTTATTACATTGTATTTTGAGGATCCTGATCATCAGGGTCACCAGGTTGGTCCTGATGATCCTAGAATTACTAGGGCTGTTGAGAATATTGATAGGGTTTTGGGGAGGTTGGTGAAGGGGTTGGAGAAAAGAGGGGTTTTTGATGATGTTAGTCTTGTTTTGGTTGGTGATCATGGCATGGTTGGAACATGTGATAAAAAGATTGTAGCTTTGGCGGATTTGAGTCCCTGGGTTGAGATTCCGGCCAATTGGGTGCATTCGCTGACGCCTTTGCTCGCGATTAAGCCGCCGGAAGGGGTTGATCCGGCAGGGGTTGTCGCCAAGATGAACGAAGGGTTGAGTTCTGGGAAGGTTGAGAATGGTGAGTTTCTCAAGGTATACTTGAAAGAGGACTTGCCTAAGAGGTTGCATTATGCGGCAAGCGACCGGATTCCACCGATAATTGGGTTGCTTGAGGAAGGTTTTACGATCGAGATGAAGAGGAGCAGTGCCAAGGAGTGCGCCGGGGCGCATGGCTATGACAATTCCTTCCTGTCAATGAGGACTATTTTCATTGCTCATGGTCCTCAGTTTGAGAGAGGAAGGTTAATACCATCTTTTGAGAATGTTCAGATTTACAATTTGGTTACTTCTATACTCAACATAAAGGGTGCTTCCAACAATGGTTCTGCTTCATTTCCTGAGTCTGTTCTTCTACCTCCTGCTCCGGCTGCCATGTGA